In Haloplanus rubicundus, one DNA window encodes the following:
- a CDS encoding DUF7261 family protein — MSGRRRGQLVLLAAAVVVTALVPMLLAYAQLTVGVAGEAADTDATQSLDDATRSLERAVADTTVAVANGTDPDSHRTVAALATDRLNSTVTTLESSGTGRGVTVAIDWNASAARNWARTDCPGGPGRAFDTCAVDDGVVTQTRANSTALVAVAFDVTVRGPDGTATATVVIRGVRGVIADRRSAAASLTPPVASREATRHTARRSRGRTPGSWSERAGRRWPR; from the coding sequence ATGAGCGGGCGGCGTCGCGGTCAACTCGTCCTGCTCGCGGCGGCGGTGGTGGTCACCGCGCTGGTTCCCATGCTCCTCGCCTACGCCCAGTTGACCGTCGGCGTCGCCGGCGAGGCGGCCGACACCGATGCCACGCAGTCGCTCGACGACGCCACGCGGTCGCTCGAACGCGCCGTCGCCGACACGACGGTCGCGGTGGCGAACGGCACCGATCCGGACAGCCACCGAACCGTCGCGGCGCTGGCGACCGACCGCCTCAACTCGACGGTGACGACGCTCGAATCGTCCGGGACGGGGCGGGGCGTGACCGTCGCCATCGACTGGAACGCCTCCGCGGCCCGGAACTGGGCGCGCACGGACTGCCCCGGGGGACCGGGTCGCGCGTTCGACACCTGTGCGGTCGACGACGGCGTCGTCACGCAGACGCGCGCCAACTCGACCGCCCTCGTCGCCGTCGCGTTCGACGTGACGGTTCGGGGACCGGACGGGACGGCGACCGCGACGGTCGTGATCCGGGGGGTTCGGGGGGTAATCGCCGACCGCCGGTCGGCCGCCGCGTCGCTCACACCCCCGGTCGCCAGCCGCGAAGCAACGCGGCACACAGCCCGCCGGTCGAGAGGCCGAACGCCAGGCTCGTGGTCCGAAAGAGCAGGACGGCGGTGGCCGCGGTGA